Proteins encoded together in one Lathyrus oleraceus cultivar Zhongwan6 chromosome 5, CAAS_Psat_ZW6_1.0, whole genome shotgun sequence window:
- the LOC127080413 gene encoding uncharacterized protein LOC127080413, translating into MTMTTTTTTTTMTKITTTTTPTLTTTRTTTTKTIMTIMTKKTTTTTMITTTVKNNKNNKNDDDDDEENDEDDDGGDDDDVSGGGDEDNENDDDSDYGDNNNNNKDDNNDEKKTTTKTTTITTEMTTTRTTTTTTRTRSRMITTRITINDNDN; encoded by the coding sequence ATGACAATgacaacgacaacaacaacaacaacaatgacaaaaataacaacaacaacgACACCAACACTGACAACgacaagaacaacaacaacaaaaacgATAATGACAATAATGACAAAAAAAACAACGACAACGACAATGATAACGACAACGgtaaaaaataacaaaaacaacaagaaCGACGACGACGATGATGAAGAAAACGACGAAGATGATGATGGCGGCGACGACGATGACGTAAGTGGTGGTGGTGACGAAGACAACGAGAACGACGATGACAGTGACTACGgcgacaacaacaacaacaataaagACGACAACAATGACGagaaaaaaacaacaacaaagaCAACTACAATAACAACGGAAATGACAACgacaagaacaacaacaacaacaacaagaacacGATCAAGAATGATAACAACAAGAATAACAATAAATGACAACGACAACTAA